The DNA sequence CCTCGGCCTGCTGCCGGCCGGCCGGTTTCCCGGCTGGGCCGCCGGATTCTGGCCCGGTATCGAGGCGCTGGTGCTTCCGGTAGTCGCGCTGGCCCTGCCGCAGGCGGCCATCCTGGCCCGCGTCGTACGCAGCGCGGTGCTGGAAGTTCTCGGCGAAATGTACGTGCGTACGGCGCGAGCCAAGGGCCTGCCCTGGCCGCGGGTGCTGCTCGGCCATGCGTTGCGCAACGCCATGATCCCGATCGTCACCATCATCGGGCTGCAGCTCTCGTTCCTGGTAGCCAGCGCCATCGTCATCGAGGGCGTCTTCAACCTGCCCGGCCTCGGCGGGCTGATCCTCGGCGCGATCCGCAATCGCGACCTGATCGTCGTACAGGGTGCGGTGCTGCTCCTGGCCGCGATGGTGATCCTGGTCAACTTCCTGGTCGACGCCGCCTATCTGCTGCTCGACCCGCGCATCCGTGCGGCCGGTCATGGACACTGAGCTGGCCGGCCTGCTGCGCCGCCTGCGCGGCCACCCGAATCTGCAGATCGGGGCTGCGATCACCGTGGTCGTGGTGCTGCTCGCCCTGGTGTCGCTGGTCTGGACGCCCTATCGGATCGAGGACCAGTTGATCGCCAACCGGTTCGCGACGCCCAGCTTCGCCCACCCGCTGGGCACCGACCAGTACGGCCGCGACACGCTGACCCGGATCATGCTCGGCGCCGGCAACGCGCTGATGGTC is a window from the Alphaproteobacteria bacterium genome containing:
- a CDS encoding ABC transporter permease, whose translation is MLSQLVRRLIGLCATLFAASVIVFVLVDLLPGDAASLILGVDARPDTLAALRAELGTDRPPLERYLGWVGGIAVGDFGTSYTYGQPVSGLIAERLELSLPLACGAIVLSTLLAIPLGVVAAANHRRAGDYGIMAITQVGVAIPNFWLGLMLIMLFATGLGLLPAGRFPGWAAGFWPGIEALVLPVVALALPQAAILARVVRSAVLEVLGEMYVRTARAKGLPWPRVLLGHALRNAMIPIVTIIGLQLSFLVASAIVIEGVFNLPGLGGLILGAIRNRDLIVVQGAVLLLAAMVILVNFLVDAAYLLLDPRIRAAGHGH